A region of Methyloversatilis discipulorum DNA encodes the following proteins:
- a CDS encoding vWA domain-containing protein — protein MKVADTLRGRGARFWLLAAASACLGVALFDPAVQVERRVGTYMMVFDITQSMNTRDVGPADARIGRLDHAKQLAIATLDRLPCGTQVGVSIFVERRTQPLLMPVDVCIDRAALNDAIGHIDWRMAWAADSHLYYGTYSALDDIRRMTPGAALAFFTDGHQAPALHPGRIPAWDGEPGEVPGVLFGVGGEQPEPVPKLGEKGRIEGYWTAEDTAGFASAGAPTLSVLDMEKLGGDIRNAPQRAPGSDNDHLSLRRDDVLEDLAQRTGLGVAVARSPEQIAAQLRALPGGRVADTRFALRPLLALAGLAALLASLAPAPSAVRRRAQRLFTFRSA, from the coding sequence TTGAAGGTCGCCGACACCCTGCGCGGGCGCGGTGCGCGCTTCTGGCTGCTCGCCGCGGCCAGTGCCTGTCTTGGCGTGGCGCTGTTCGATCCGGCGGTGCAGGTCGAGCGGCGCGTCGGCACCTACATGATGGTGTTCGACATCACGCAGAGCATGAACACCCGCGACGTCGGCCCGGCCGACGCCCGCATCGGCCGGCTGGACCACGCGAAGCAGCTGGCCATCGCCACACTCGACCGTCTGCCCTGCGGCACGCAGGTGGGCGTATCCATTTTCGTCGAGCGGCGCACGCAGCCACTGCTGATGCCGGTCGACGTCTGCATCGACCGCGCCGCGCTGAACGACGCCATCGGCCACATCGACTGGCGCATGGCCTGGGCCGCCGACAGTCATCTGTACTACGGCACCTACTCCGCGCTCGACGACATCCGCCGGATGACGCCGGGCGCCGCCCTCGCCTTTTTCACCGACGGCCACCAGGCGCCGGCGCTGCACCCGGGCCGCATTCCGGCCTGGGATGGCGAACCGGGCGAAGTGCCTGGCGTGCTGTTCGGGGTCGGCGGCGAGCAGCCGGAACCGGTGCCCAAGCTGGGCGAGAAGGGGCGCATCGAAGGCTACTGGACCGCCGAAGACACGGCCGGCTTCGCCAGCGCCGGCGCCCCCACGCTGTCGGTGCTCGACATGGAAAAGCTGGGCGGCGACATCCGCAACGCACCGCAGCGCGCGCCCGGCTCCGACAACGACCACCTGTCGCTGCGCCGCGACGACGTGCTCGAAGACCTTGCCCAGCGCACCGGTCTCGGCGTCGCGGTCGCCCGCTCGCCGGAGCAGATCGCCGCGCAGCTGCGTGCCCTGCCCGGCGGCCGGGTCGCCGACACCCGCTTCGCGCTGCGCCCGCTGCTCGCGCTGGCCGGCCTCGCCGCACTGCTTGCCAGCCTCGCGCCGGCGCCGTCCGCCGTCCGCCGCCGCGCACAACGATTGTTCACCTTCAGGAGTGCCTGA